Proteins encoded in a region of the Magallana gigas chromosome 8, xbMagGiga1.1, whole genome shotgun sequence genome:
- the LOC105345227 gene encoding elongation factor 1-alpha 1, which translates to MDDQTERDAVDKMMKSGSSSAMSRGTSGTNDATDNAKGKKFDSKTIRKPRSMDGFQEIQFEACSSGRSRSPSVRTDNSIFPSRPPSASTEISPRLPSSLTNRCDNKTPFVNLAMIGPVDSGKSSLAGRFLYSCGAVDEQTLSKTSNEAIIAGKPSLKFAWLLDKLKVERDRNHSIDSKTRRVETSVYNMVVIDCPGHRNYVHNMITGISQSDIVVLVVPAPKKEFELTITKTGQLREFLNIAYSMGIKKLIVVVNKMDATSPPYSQIQYNSCIHLVHRVAQKVGYNPNKVIFVPVSALKDDNITTPTSNMAWYDNWETVSRPGNHVTGVTLLDALHKTQQPTRMNSKPLRVPIHTVYKLGTIGIVAAGRVHAGSIRPQMELSFAPSNRKCSARAIQIYGEITNEGRAGDNVGIQLEGLSTNKIRRGFVCGNLYDDPPHEVKQITAQIRILYHPGNIKKGYSPLLHCHTAMTACTITKIIERTDDRTGLTAEDFPTSLSTGNVGLVEMILLKPICIETFFDYPSLGRIILRDLKQTIAVGVVVKVTKGNIKDMKSLLKKQSQENNIDEDVEKNEIDIAKEYDSLKHFPNNRRNEGQIDGNNENENCNKEQTATKEGIIETIADITEEEIASDLKRTPDLEKKDSIIEKLTPVNKTENNVVDIENDNCENKKENSEGILKLNINLAGSMNENEDLTMEEDV; encoded by the exons GGGATGCCGTCGATAAAATGATGAAATCGGGGTCATCCTCCGCGATGTCCCGTGGCACAAGTGGTACTAACGACGCAACTGATAACGCTAAGGGTAAAAAATTTGACTCAAAGACAATCCGGAAACCAAGAAGCATGGATGGTTTCCAAGAAATACAATTTGAGGCCTGTTCCAGTGGAAGGTCAAGGTCGCCGTCAGTAAGGACAGACAACAGCATTTTCCCCTCTCGTCCCCCTTCTGCGTCAACTGAAATATCACCTAGACTACCATCCTCTCTTACGAACAGGTGCGACAATAAAACACCGTTTGTGAATCTTGCAATGATAGGACCCGTAGATTCCGGAAAGTCCTCTCTTGCTGGACGATTTTTGTATAGTTGTGGTGCAGTTGACGAGCAAACATTGTCTAAAACATCAAACGAGGCAATCATA GCCGGAAAGCCATCATTAAAGTTCGCTTGGCTTTTGGACAAACTTAAAGTAGAGAGGGATAGAAACCACTCCATCGACAGCAAGACGCGGCGAGTGGAGACCTCTGTCTACAATATGGTCGTCATCGACTGTCCGGGACACCGGAACTACGTCCACAACATGATCACGGGGATTTCCCAG TCAGACATTGTGGTGTTGGTTGTGCCAGCCCCGAAGAAAGAGTTCGAGTTGACCATTACAAAGACCGGACAACTAAGGGAGTTCCTGAACATTGCCTACTCTATGGGGATCAAGAAACTCATTGTTGTCGTAAACAAGATGGACGCAACTTCACCTCCATATTCTCAG ATACAGTACAACTCATGCATTCACCTTGTTCACCGCGTTGCACAAAAGGTTGGCTACAACCCaaataaagtcatatttgtTCCCGTATCAGCTTTGAAGGATGACAACATCACAACACCGACGTCTAATATGGCGTGGTACGACAATTGGGAGACTGTGAGCAGGCCCGGAAATCACGTGACCGGTGTGACGTTGCTCGACGCTCTACACAAAACACAACAACCCACACGCATGAACAGTAAACCCCTCCGTGTTCCCATCCACACTGTGTACAAATTGGGGA CCATAGGTATCGTGGCTGCCGGACGGGTGCATGCTGGGTCAATCAGACCGCAGATGGAGCTCAGCTTCGCTCCATCAAACAGGAAGTGTTCG gcACGTGCAATACAGATTTATGGCGAGATTACTAACGAGGGTCGAGCAGGAGACAATGTGGGGATTCAGCTGGAAGGCTTGAGCACAAACAAGATCAGAAGGGGGTTCGTCTGTGGAAACTTGTACGATGACCCGCCTCATGAAGTCAAACAAATCACAGCGCAG ATTCGAATATTATATCATCCCGGAAATATCAAGAAAGGTTATTCCCCTTTGCTGCACTGCCACACCGCCATGACAGCATGTACCATAACCAAGATTATAGAACGGACGGACGATCGAACGGGACTGACAGCTGAAGATTTCCCGACATCCTTGTCGACCGGAAACGTCGGTCTGGTGGAAATGATTTTACTGAAACCAATCTGTATAGAAACCTTCTTTGATTATCCGTCATTAGGGAGAATCATTTTACGTGATTTGAAGCAGACAATAGCTGTTGGAGTCGTAGTAAAGGTTACTAAAGGCAATATAAAAGACATGAAGAGTTTATTAAAAAAGCAAAGCCAAGAGAACAATATAGATGAGGatgtggaaaaaaatgaaatagatattGCAAAAGAGTACGATTCCTTGAAACACTTCCCCAATAATCGTAGAAACGAAGGCCAAATTGATGGCAACAAcgaaaatgaaaattgtaataAAGAACAGACTGCAACAAAAGAAGGTATAATAGAAACCATTGCAGACATCACAGAGGAGGAAATAGCATCTGATCTCAAGAGAACTCCTGATTTAGAGAAAAAAGACTCAATAATTGAGAAACTGACACCAGTTAATAAAACTGAAAACAATGTGGTAGATATTGAAAATGacaattgtgaaaataaaaaggaaaactcTGAAGGAATATTAAAACTTAACATTAACTTAGCGGGGTCTATGAACGAAAACGAAGACCTTACCATGGAAGAGGATGTGTAA